A single Rhopalosiphum padi isolate XX-2018 chromosome 4, ASM2088224v1, whole genome shotgun sequence DNA region contains:
- the LOC132929512 gene encoding dynamin-1-like protein: MDSLIMVMNKLQDVFSTIGTRQKVDIPQIVVVGSQSSGKSSVLESLVGKSFLPRGTGIVTRAPLVLHLINPTEFEIGDDNTKKLKDYATFLHKPNVCFTDFDKVRREIEIRTEDLTKGQKNITDVPIVLNIYSKQLYNLSFVDLPGLTKVPVGGQPKDIEQKIRELVLNFIKNPNSIILAVVTANTDPATSESLHIAKSVDPDGDRTIAVVTKIDIMDAGTDARELLSGEVIPVKLGIIGVINRSQKDINNEKTMIDSHKDEKFFFNIVYPDIAHNHGTDVLGKQLETLLIKKIKETCPKLKTQLYEMNTKYGYQIKSLKEFTSNYDRSLLDLITQTANSYNASLKGQANTSHKGLNGGAAIAKYFKTTYNKEINDIDPMHDLSPQYIFNVINNASGTNMGVFMPTDAFDHLVKKQIQLFESPSIACVTAIYDELISNISKLDADITCKLKKYPKLFEKINEILAEALDKYKTKSSEAVSKLIQYQQGYVNTEHVDFIEAVKNSDEYKELFGKVVKQSNCEKLVKFEELGFSELPNPYFVEGNLSTHSGEDESWTKNSLLQMRKVAEKITTCAFIGFGDSNELILKSRAGLLTLFIKCYFTVIKKIILDTIPKTIMYEMVNQIRENFQKDLISKIYKSKHLNMAELLLESKDIVDERIRTQDRFEASEKALKLMKEIELICLDSEL, encoded by the coding sequence ATGGATTCTTTAATTATGGTAATGAATAAGTTACAAGACGTGTTTTCTACTATTGGCACAAGACAAAAAGTTGATATTCCACAGATTGTTGTGGTAGGTTCACAAAGTTCTGGAAAAAGTAGTGTCTTAGAAAGTTTAGTGGGTAAGTCGTTTTTACCAAGAGGTACTGGTATAGTGACACGAGCTCCTTTGGTCTTGCATTTAATAAATCCAACAGAATTTGAAATTGGAGacgataatacaaaaaaattaaaagattatgCTACATTTTTGCATAAACCAAATGTTTGTTTTACTGATTTTGATAAAGTTCGAAGAGAAATTGAAATTCGAACCGAAGACCTTACAAAAggccaaaaaaatattaccgaTGTACCTATTGTGTTGAACATCTAcagtaaacaattatataatttaagttttgttGATCTTCCGGGCCTTACTAAAGTGCCTGTTGGTGGCCAACCCAAAGATATAGAACAAAAAATAAGGGAGTTggtgttaaattttataaaaaacccaaattcaataatattggcAGTAGTAACAGCGAACACAGATCCTGCAACTAGCGAGAGTTTGCATATTGCAAAATCAGTAGATCCAGATGGCGACCGTACAATAGCAGTTGTTACTAAAATAGACATAATGGACGCTGGAACTGACGCTAGAGAATTACTTTCTGGAGAAGTTATTCCAGTTAAACTTGGAATAATCGGTGTTATCAACCGTTCACAAAAAGatataaacaatgaaaaaaCTATGATAGATTCTCATAAggatgaaaaattttttttcaatatagtttATCCTGATATAGCACATAATCATGGAACAGATGTGTTAGGAAAACAACTTGAGactctattaattaaaaaaataaaagagacCTGTCCAAAACTAAAAACTCAACTATATGAAATGAATACTAAGTATGGATATCAAATTAAATCATTGAAAGAATTTACCAGCAACTACGATCGATCATTGCTTGATTTGATCACACAGACTGCAAATAGTTACAATGCTAGTTTGAAAGGCCAAGCCAATACAAGTCATAAAGGCCTTAATGGAGGTGCTGCCAttgcaaaatatttcaaaaccacTTATAATAAAGAGATTAATGACATTGATCCAATGCATGATTTATCTCcacagtatatttttaatgttatcaatAATGCATCTGGAACCAACATGGGTGTTTTTATGCCAACTGATGCATTTGATCATTTGGTAAagaaacaaatacaattatttgagaGTCCATCAATAGCATGTGTCACAGCTATATATGATGAGCTAATCTCAAACATAAGCAAACTGGATGCTGATATTACTTGTAAGTTGAAAAAATATCctaaactttttgaaaaaattaatgaaatattagcAGAGGCATTGGATAAATACAAGACAAAATCTTCGGAAGCAGttagtaaattaattcaatatcagCAAGGATACGTAAATACTGAACACGTGGACTTTATTGAAGCTGTAAAAAATTCCGATGAATATAAAGAGCTTTTTGGGAAAGTAGTCAAACAAAGCAATTGTGAAAAACTAGTCAAATTTGAAGAACTGGGATTTTCAGAATTACCAAACCCCTATTTTGTTGAAGGAAATTTGTCCACTCATTCCGGTGAAGATGAATCATGGACGAAGAACTCATTACTACAAATGCGTAAAGTTGCTGAGAAAATAACAACATGTGCTTTTATTGGTTTTGGTGAttcaaatgaattaatattaaaaagtagagCAGGTTTGCtcactttatttataaaatgttactttactgtgattaaaaaaataattctagacACTATTCCCAAGACAATTATGTATGAAATGGTTAATCAAATAAGAGAAAACTTTCAGAAAGatttaatttccaaaatatacaaatcaaaaCATCTTAATATGGCAGAACTATTACTTGAGTCTAAAGATATTGTAGATGAACGAATAAGAACACAAGACCGTTTTGAAGCATCTGAGAAAGCGCTAAAATTGATGAAAGAAATTGAACTAATTTGTCTCGATTCTGAGTTATGA